A genomic stretch from Lathyrus oleraceus cultivar Zhongwan6 chromosome 2, CAAS_Psat_ZW6_1.0, whole genome shotgun sequence includes:
- the LOC127117521 gene encoding phytochromobilin:ferredoxin oxidoreductase, chloroplastic has protein sequence MGFGGSSFSFSSSSSSSFSLKHTVLPLKRRNCCLQTCFSVPYHKFVDFALDETNLHTHLLPSPLQEKYNSMNSTDGKGALNMLSFEAAKIRLLRSLIIETEKMQVLDFAVFPKAEYDVPIFCANFFTSAKTNIIVLDLNPLHDIINHDDYKEKYFKSLIPLGLKYAEHFPWGGKLTSESIKFFSPIVIWTRFTSSPQKYDILYSAFRDYYKVWLELIDTAVEETDEYQISRNLEAQHRYLAWRTEKDPGHGVLKKLIGDTLAKDLLRSFLFNGVDELGSKTFNDYFSHYLDEEGTLNKKGGVVGKSFENRPWDATGNFLGQ, from the exons ATGGGTTTTGGTGGTTCCTCCTTTTCCttctcatcttcatcttcttcaagctTTTCTTTGAAACACACAGTTCTACCGTTAAAGAGAAGAAATTGCTGCTTACAAACCTGCTTTTCTGTACCTTATCACAAATTTGTTGATTTTGCTTTAGATGAAACCAATCTCCATACTCACTTGCTCCCTTCTCCTTTACAG GAAAAGTATAATTCAATGAATTCTACGGATGGTAAAGGAGCGCTTAACATGCTATCATTTGAAGCTGCCAAGATTAGGCTTCTGCGTAGTTTGATCATCGAGACAGAAAAAATGCAGGTTTTGGACTTTGCTGTCTTTCCAAAAGCTGAGTATGATGTCCCCATATTTTGTGCCAACTTTTTCACGTCCGCTAAAACAAATATCATTGTCTT GGACCTTAACCCCTTGCATGATATCATCAATCACGACGATTACAAGGAAAAGTACTTCAAAAGCTTAATTCCTCTTGGCTTGAAATATGCTGAG CATTTTCCATGGGGAGGGAAGCTCACAAGTGAATCTATTAAATTTTTTTCACCGATTGTCATTTGGACAAGGTTTACTTCAAGCCCGCAAAAGTATGATATTCTGTACTCGGCTTTTAGAGATTATTACAAG GTATGGTTGGAATTGATAGACACGGCAGTAGAAGAGACAGATGAATATCAAATTTCCCGCAATCTTGAAGCACAACATAGATATCTGGCATGGAGAACCGAAAAG GATCCGGGACACGGTGTTTTGAAGAAGCTGATCGGGGATACACTTGCAAAG GATTTATTAAGAAGCTTTCTCTTTAATGGAGTCGATGAACTAGGAAGCAAAACATTTAACGACTATTTTTCGCACTACCTTGACGAGGAAGGAACCTTAAATAAGAAAGGCGGTGTTGTTGGAAAGTCTTTTGAAAATCGTCCGTGGGATGCCACAGGAAATTTCCTTG GTCAATGA
- the LOC127117522 gene encoding L10-interacting MYB domain-containing protein isoform X1, whose product MTTKRKIHVDEIQRYKASWTDLKVNEIFIQACMDQVTKGERIGTSFTKTGWKNIVSQFNGSSGRNYDKTKLKNRYDSLRKEWRAWFNLFGKVTGMGWDSEKNSFDAPDEWWEKKQLENPLYGKFREKGLPFANQLTTLFKDVVANGEYAWAPSSGILPDEDCGNDVDDLGPCPNNIGLDMEEGSGDSEDVSIGATEDFSNINLNTSQGVASQSSGQKRKRASGVEKKTKKKITPSSTIAEAVSVIAETCKARNDAITSTSIGEVMATLHTMDEITSDIDLLTKCCQLMMFKPAREMFVSFKGFEDRRVHWLKFAANNPMSFMKM is encoded by the coding sequence ATGACTACAAAGAGAAAAATTCATGTTGATGAAATTCAAAGATATAAAGCTAGTTGGACGGATCTTAAAGTTAACGAAATATTCATTCAAGCATGTATGGATCAAGTTACGAAAGGTGAGCGCATTGGAACTAGCTTTACCAAGACGGGTTGGAAAAACATTGTTTCTCAATTTAATGGATCATCCGGGAGAAATTATGACAAGACAAAATTGAAGAATAGATATGATAGCTTGAGAAAGGAATGGAGAGCATGGTTTAATTTATTTGGAAAAGTTACCGGAATGGGGTGGGATAGTGAGAAGAATTCATTTGATGCACCGGACGAGTGGTGGGAGAAAAAACAATTGGAAAATCCTCTATATGGAAAATTTAGAGAGAAAGGACTTCCATTTGCTAATCAACTAACCACACTTTTCAAGGATGTGGTGGCTAATGGTGAGTATGCTTGGGCACCTTCAAGTGGTATATTGCCCGATGAGGATTGTGGTAACGATGTTGATGACTTAGGTCCATGTCCTAATAATATTGGCTTGGATATGGAAGAAGGATCGGGTGATAGTGAAGATGTAAGTATTGGAGCAACGGAAGATTTTTCAAATATTAATTTGAATACTTCCCAAGGGGTTGCTAGCCAAAGTAGTGGACAAAAGAGAAAGAGAGCTAGTGGTGTTGAAAAGAAAACCAAGAAAAAGATAACTCCCTCATCAACAATAGCTGAAGCTGTTAGTGTGATTGCGGAAACATGTAAGGCACGAAATGATGCTATAACTAGTACATCTATTGGTGAGGTGATGGCCACACTCCATACCATGGATGAAATTACAAGTGATATAGACTTGTTGACAAAATGTTGCCAACTAATGATGTTCAAGCCTGCGAGGGAGATGTTTGTTTCCTTTAAAGGTTTTGAAGATAGAAGGGTGCATTGGCTTAAATTTGCAGCAAATAATCCTATGTCGTTTATGAAGATGTAA
- the LOC127117523 gene encoding uncharacterized protein LOC127117523, which translates to MTTKRKIHVDEIQRYKASWTDLKVNEILIQACMDQVTKGERIGTSFTKTGWKNIVSQFNGSSGRNYDKTKLKNRYDSLRKEWRAWFNLFGKVTGMGWDSEKNSFDAPDEWWEKKQLENPLYGKFREKGLPFANQLTTLFKDVVANGEYAWAPSSGILPDEDCGNDVDDLGPCPNNIGLDMEEGSGDSEDVSIGATEDFSNINLNTSQGVASQSSGQKRKRASGVEKKTKKKITPSSTIAEAVSVIAETCKARNDAITSTSIGEVMATIHTMDEITSDIDLLTKCCQLMMFKPAREMFVSFKGFEDRRVHWLKFAANNPMSFMKM; encoded by the coding sequence ATGACTACAAAGAGAAAAATTCATGTTGATGAAATTCAAAGATATAAAGCTAGTTGGACGGATCTTAAAGTTAACGAAATATTAATTCAAGCATGTATGGATCAAGTTACGAAAGGTGAGCGCATTGGAACTAGCTTTACCAAGACGGGTTGGAAAAACATTGTTTCTCAATTTAATGGATCATCCGGGAGAAATTATGACAAGACAAAATTGAAGAATAGATATGATAGCTTGAGAAAGGAATGGAGAGCATGGTTTAATTTATTTGGAAAAGTTACCGGAATGGGGTGGGATAGTGAGAAGAATTCATTTGATGCACCGGACGAGTGGTGGGAGAAAAAACAATTGGAAAATCCTCTATATGGAAAATTTAGAGAGAAAGGACTTCCATTTGCTAATCAACTAACCACACTTTTCAAGGATGTGGTGGCTAATGGTGAGTATGCTTGGGCACCTTCAAGTGGTATATTGCCCGATGAGGATTGTGGTAACGATGTTGATGACTTAGGTCCATGTCCTAATAATATTGGCTTGGATATGGAAGAAGGATCGGGTGATAGTGAAGATGTAAGTATTGGAGCAACGGAAGATTTTTCAAATATTAATTTGAATACTTCCCAAGGGGTTGCTAGCCAAAGTAGTGGACAAAAGAGAAAGAGAGCTAGTGGTGTTGAAAAGAAAACCAAGAAAAAGATAACTCCCTCATCAACAATAGCTGAAGCTGTTAGTGTGATTGCGGAAACATGTAAGGCACGAAATGATGCTATAACTAGTACATCTATTGGTGAGGTGATGGCCACAATCCATACCATGGATGAAATTACAAGTGATATAGACTTGTTGACAAAATGTTGCCAACTAATGATGTTCAAGCCTGCGAGGGAGATGTTTGTTTCCTTTAAAGGTTTTGAAGATAGAAGGGTGCATTGGCTTAAATTTGCAGCAAATAATCCTATGTCGTTTATGAAGATGTAA
- the LOC127117522 gene encoding uncharacterized protein LOC127117522 isoform X2 yields the protein MNDQNEQLDNNREEEDGNDDDDDEFFQQASFVAALIGEYAVSQLCKEPCRTSELSGHAWVQEILQGNSTRCYEMFRMEKHIFNLICTKLVEHGLKSSKRMGVEEMVAMFLVVVGHGVGNRMIQERFQHSGETVNRHFHRVLRACLKLSMKYIKPEDPTFHDCHSKIKNDQRYWPFFKNAIGAIDGTHVSCVVNANEQTRYIGRKGYPTQNIMVVCDWNMCFTFVLAGWEGTAHDARVFDQALTNVNLNFPHPPPGLFFLLLLMIFFIIFDFTFK from the coding sequence ATGAATGATCAGAATGAGCAATTGGACAACAATAGAGAAGAAGAAGATGgcaatgatgatgatgatgatgaatttttTCAACAAGCTAGTTTTGTGGCTGCACTAATTGGAGAATACGCAGTAAGTCAATTATGCAAAGAACCATGTAGAACTAGTGAATTAAGCGGTCATGCATGGGTTCAAGAAATATTGCAAGGTAACTCCACTCGCTGTTATGAGATGTTTCGAATGGAAAAACATATTTTTAATTTGATATGCACTAAACTAGTTGAGCATGGTTTAAAGTCTTCTAAAAGAATGGGAGTTGAAGAAATGGTTGCAATGTTTTTAGTTGTTGTTGGACATGGGGTAGGTAATAGAATGATTCAAGAAAGGTTTCAACACTCAGGGGAGACTGTTAATAGACATTTTCATCGGGTACTTCGTGCTTGTCTTAAGTTGTCTATGAAATATATTAAACCTGAAGATCCTACATTTCATGATTGtcattcaaaaataaaaaatgatcaaCGTTATTGGCCTTTTTTCAAGAATGCTATAGGAGCAATTGATGGTACTCATGTGTCATGTGTAGTTAATGCCAACGAGCAAACCAGGTATATTGGAAGAAAGGGATATCCTACACAAAATATAATGGTTGTATGTGATTGGAATATGTGTTTCACTTTTGTATTAGCCGGTTGGGAAGGTACTGCCCATGATGCACGTGTTTTTGACCAAGCTCTCACAAATGTGAACCTTAATTTTCCACACCCTCCTCCTGGTTTGTTCTTTTTATTACTActaatgattttttttataatatttgaCTTCACTTTTAAAtga